TCCACTTGCCAAAGGAAAGGCTAAAGAGGAGAAGGAAAAAGGCAAAGCAACACAGCCATGTCTTCCCCAAGCAAGCGCAGAGAGATGGACTTGATGAAACTGTTAATCCTTTCTTTCATCAATTCCATCAaagttttaatcttttttctaATCCCCTTCTCTTTCTGATTCTGGGTCTTCtccatcttttctttttcctaggATGATGAGTGATTACAAGGTGGAGATGATCAACGATGGAATGCAAGAATTTTATGTGCAATTCCATGGACCCAATGAGAGTCAGTTCCCTTTCTTccctcttctttctttcttgcttTCCTGCTTCTCATCAAGTTAGATGCTTTGCTTTTCTCGGtcttttcccttttttcttGAAGTTTTATTTGTGGAGATAGCTGTTTGACCTCAGTAGCTTTAGATTTGTGTAGCTACAAGATGATATCGGTACCTTTTTATGCCCCTTGTGTTTGTTGTGTTAATTGCTGTGTTTTTTCTGTGGATTCTGTTCATAGATTTTTGgacaacaatattttttttgttcatgctttaattttgtaaatgatttTTGTACTTATTGATTTTCCTTTTGCTTGTTGGGGAGTTGTTAGTATGAACATGGAGCTGATGTCTAGCCAGAAAGGGACTGGTGTGAGCTAAATTTTGTTGGTTTTTACCTGTATCAGCTTTTGCACCTTGATTGTTGGTTTGGCCTGGTTTGAGATCCTTATCAATATTTCTGTATCATGTAGCTTCCTTTTTCTATAGTCGTATTATCTGTTTGATGGCTTTTGGCAGGTCCTTATCATGGTGGTGTGTGGAAAGTGAGAGTTGAGTTGCCTGATGCTTATCCTTATAAATCTCCTTCCATTGGCTTTGTCAACAAGATCTATCACCCAAATGTTGATGAGATGTAAGCAAATAGTAGTAATGTTCTGACATTTGGGTGACTTATCATGTGTTTGATGTAAAAAAAACTGTGTCAGCGTATCTGATCTGATAATCTTCGATGACAATAATCTCAGGTCGGGATCAGTGTGTCTGGATGTTATCAATCAAACCTGGAGTCCCATGTTTGGTAATGAAATTCAGTAAACTTTCTGAGAAAATGTGTGGActgttcaaaatttaatatttgactATTTTGATTTGTTCTTGTATGTCAAACAAAACTACTTTCTTCCCTCCAGATCTTGTTAATGTGTTTGAGGTGTTTCTACCACAACTTCTGCTGTATCCTAATCCATCAGACCCCTTGAATGGAGAAGCTGCAGCTTTAATGATGCGTGATCGATCTGCTTATGAGATAAGGGTTAAAGGTATTCATTCTTTCTGCTCATTTTCTAAAAAGAAATTTCTTGCATTAGTTTATATACACTCATTTCTCTGTATGTGTCACAGACTTGCAATGTTTCTTTGCAGTTTTTTGGTTACATTTTTCTAATGGCAGCCACTGTCAAGATTTTAGACCTTTGTGTAGAGCTACCATCACTACGCAGTGAATTGGATGTGCATATGTTTGAATGTACACTCAGAAACAATTGgaacttcattttttaataatcttGACCTCATTCAGTtatcttattaatattattaaaacaaatggCTGCTCCTTTATTAACtgcattataaattttttacatttcaaGTTCTGATCCTTTAACAGAACTGATTTTGTTGACAGCTGCCACCATTACCATCAAATCCTTAACCTCAAAGTGAGGcataaaaacaagaaaggaTTGAGAGTTGGATAACCATCTAATGGAATTACTTATGTTATAGAAACTCGAGGAAACTTggtttattaacaattttattggTGTTGCAAAAGATGTTAAAAGCATGGAATGGTGAAAATTTTGATCTCTGGCAAAGTATTTGTAAATGAAGGGCAGTACTATGCCCAGATTACAGCTTCagtaaatttgaaattataaaacaaaacagGCTTTAATGGAATGTTTGTATGCCCTAGTGTGCAGACTACACTATCGTTTTGGCTATGTTTGGATGTAAAGAAAAGGATAAGATAAGGTGTAATGAATTGGAATTATACTATGTTTTTGCttgaattgttttaaataagGATGAAATGGAATCAAACCTAGGGAAATGCATTCCATTTCATGATTTCAAGTAGTAACTTTAttacatttcattttattctGCATACCATTTGACATCCAAAATGCAAAAGTATAGCTGTATCAGTTCCTAGACAATTAATCTAGCTTTGAAACCTTATGAATCtctgatttttatatttagaagcaatgaagtttttcttttttattcaattcatacaTGATAGTGATGTGTTTCTGGGTTGAATGTCAGAGTACTGTGAGAAGTATGCTAAGGCTGAAGACATAGGGGAAGTGACTGAAGAGAAATCCAGTGATGAGGAGATGAGTGAAGATGAATCTGATTCTAGTGATGAACAGGTTGTTGGTAAAGCAGACCCCTAGCTTTGCATGCATGTCCTGTTCTTAACATTGTATTTTATCTGTAAATGATGTTGTATTTGTGTTAATTTACCTCACCACATGTGAACCTGTTATGGATAAGGGGGAAAAGTCTCCTTCCTTCTATTCTACTTTCCTCTGTCACTGTAAATAAAGTACCATTGATTTCCTGATGcaattttatttcatgtttAGCCATCATAATTTACTTACATGGATTTTACTAATAATTGATCAGAAGACAGTGTTTAAGAAGTTAATAAATACAATTTcattaatgattatttaaaCAATCAAATTTAATTGTTCCTTCTTATTTTTCACGGGAGGAATTATAACTTTATTGAAACATGTCTTTATAGTTTCGTTTCagtaataaatgaaatatttaactataaatacacctaaattttgtgaaattttaaaccaggcattattttactttttttaagttcaaaaaacaaaatcttataagaatcacaataaaaatttacttatttaattgaGGTTAAAAATAGTACTTTCTAATTTTAgactattcatttttttatatcaaactacaattaaaaattttactttgtagagataaaacatatttaattatgtaaaattatcATTTCTTGATCTACTTTGAAAGGTTAAACCATCTTAAAGATCAAATccacaatttttatttcttataactCTTCTAACTAAATTTGGTTCACTTCCCAAAAGCAGTAAccaaatagaaataaaataaaaaactgtgAGTCCATTGACTAATTAGTTTTGACAAACGTGTTAAAGTTAAAAGCTAAACATAATATTCTCATTAACCTTCACAATCAAGCATGGTCTGCTTTGGATAGACGTGCAATACACATAAatcttataagaaaatataaaaaaaaaatcataaacaaatATTGCTTGTGATCAAATGGCAACGATTCATGCTCTTTTATGTCTAAATTATTCATTATCtggtgaattaaattttttgcataACCTTTTGAATATTTTGTCCTCAATTCCTCACTTTTTCATAAATCTTTGTCTTTTACTAACCAAGTTATTTCTTATGTAttgttctttcttttatttatttttaataccgTATGCATTTAAACATATTCCATCTCACGTTTTATTTCAAATGTTATGctaataatctaaaaaaaaaatggcttGTAGTCGTAGGTGTGATcccaaaaattttaataattagaaagtACAAATGTCGTTAAATATTTgaagtaaaagataaaatttttaaatgtaatttaaaagatgaattttattttaacataagatttggtgaataattatttggttagaaaaaatatatcttgaCATGTTAgatataatttgatattattgttagagaataataataataagttgtGATGATTAATCATATATGTGatgatttgttttatttgttagATGTTATTCTTATTAGTGCATGATTTAAGTTGAGGGATTATATCAAATTTTGTAAGTGGAGAGCAATGGTAAATGGAAAGGTTATTCGTAAGCTTTGTGCGAAAGTTGCAAATTAGTTCTTGACACTAAAAACATTAGTGTTTATGATGATATGTTTGAACTGTTATTTGAGACAAGAGACTTTGTGAATGATTgacaattaatgaaattaaatagtATTTTGAGACATTAGAGTTAAAAAATGTTTGGGTGAGTGTTATAGTATGACTGATGTACACTATTGTATGATGTTTGGATGTTTGTATACTCACCCTTGCTTTAGTGATTTCCACCTGCAATGGTTGTATTTACAGAGAATTATAATCGTACATGTGTTGAGGAATAGGCACAACACTAGAAAGAATGATTAATATCGAAAGACGTCTTTAgtcttaaattttttctttttaataaaatcagtttacaattgaaattttcaataaaataagaatgaaatataattttaaattatgtaatttgtgttaattataGATTTTAGTAAATGAATGATTTGGGTGCTATAGTAGGTTTGTAGTTTTCGGAAAAGAATAGAGTTATCTAAGTGAAAGAAGTTgaaatgatttgaaaataattttaacttgcttttataaatgaaaattatggTTTACAATGTACTTTTACATTATCATTTAATTG
This region of Vigna unguiculata cultivar IT97K-499-35 chromosome 5, ASM411807v1, whole genome shotgun sequence genomic DNA includes:
- the LOC114186329 gene encoding ubiquitin-conjugating enzyme E2-23 kDa, whose protein sequence is MSSPSKRREMDLMKLMMSDYKVEMINDGMQEFYVQFHGPNESPYHGGVWKVRVELPDAYPYKSPSIGFVNKIYHPNVDEMSGSVCLDVINQTWSPMFDLVNVFEVFLPQLLLYPNPSDPLNGEAAALMMRDRSAYEIRVKEYCEKYAKAEDIGEVTEEKSSDEEMSEDESDSSDEQVVGKADP